Genomic window (Magnolia sinica isolate HGM2019 chromosome 6, MsV1, whole genome shotgun sequence):
acaCTACCTCCTTTCATAACTCATATCTCAAGTTTCCAATTACATTTACTACTATTTCAGTTCTAATGTGATTTAATAATTTTCCATATAATTATATTTCATTGgctatgtaccatgattttctCATCCAACAATGCAAAAACTCTTCGTGCAGCTATCGTGAACTAATCAAATGTGCTAACTAGGCATACCATGCTAGCATGACATTGGGCTATTTTGATATGCCATGTGATTACTAGTTTGCCTTTGGTTTGTTACTGAATCATTCTCCCCTTCTTTGAAAGAACTTGTCCTCGAATTCAAAATGTACTGACTTTTGAAATTGCTTCTTTCTTGTAGTTGATGATTCAATCTAACAATTCGTGATGGTCCATCTTCCTCAAGTGCCCAAATCAATGTACACCATTCTTTTACCACATTGTTGAACTAAATATGTAACTTCATCATCCTAGAAAAAAAATTCATCTGCTTTATCAGTCATAATGTTTGAATCCCTCTTTAATGCTTGGTGGCTCCCAAGCTTGTGACGTCTTTTTGTTATACACTAAAAAGTCTTTGTCACAACAAATCTACTCATCTTCCAACATCATAGCATTGTCATCATGTCTTCTCAACCTTATATTCTTTACGATAAATACCATTTCTAAATATTTCTTCAACTTTCTTTCGATGTAAAATATCGTGAGTAACCTCTTCAGCAAAGATTGGTAGCTTATTCCAATCAATAAAACTTCCAACCACCACTGTGGAAGAAGAGAATGGGAATCCTACCTCTCCACTATGACATTCAAAGATGTAGAAATATTAGcccagatttaataaatgaatctTGGATTATTTATAAATTCTTCCACCATGAATTGAATTTGCTATATTACCACTTTGATGACGAATAGATGGACGCGCTTGGACCTAGGAATCAGTTGACTAGATAGTAGGTGGAATCTATGACAGGTGACCTGCAATCACTCAACTAGACTATTATAAGCATAATCACTCGACGCCCATTGGAGGACGTCACTCAACTCCTAGCTTTAGGAGAAAGCTACAAGAAGCAATAAATTTTTAGATTCAAGTGACCTCCTCTTTCATTGCTTAAATGGTCTTTTTTATAAAGTTACACCACCTCCTTTCGTAGCTTCTATTTCAAGTTCGCATCATTACATCTACTACTCTTTCATTTCTGTGTTTCAACAATTTTTCATACAACTATGTTTCATTCCCTATGCAACATCATTTTGCCATGCAACAATGCAATAACTTTTTATGCAACTATTGTGGACTAATTAAATGTGCTAATTAGGCATACCATGCTAGTTGGCCATTAGTTTGTAACTGCTTCAATGGGTGTATATACAAGCAATTTGGGATTTAATACAATTTGTGTTTGAAGGGTGTGCTAAATCTACAGTGCAACTTCTAATGATGAGGAATTTGAATCTAGCAATTGGCTCTAGTGCAGACTTTTGGAATCCTCCAAGATCGGGAGACTTGCGAGCATTTTGAGCCTTGAACCAACCCTATCTAAGCAAGAGCAAGAGaataagactctctctctctctctctctctctctctctctctctctctctctctctctctctcctttgaagagaaaaaatcaattttcatttcaaaatgtcACAAGTCCCTTACTATTCTTTCAAACAGAGAGTATTTATAgaacaatcctaatctcaatcTTAATGATTAATGTGTTAATCACAACTAATCTATAACTAATCAAAATTAACTCTAACAACCTTTGTAAGTGTCTCAGAACCATAAGAAATGATCAAATAACCTTACAAaacatgaattcataaaaatccTGAAATCTTGTCAAAATAAGGGAGAATCCTGCTTGTAGCAGGAAAAATCCTTGCCTTGCTAAACCTCTAAACACATATATAAAGACACAACCATACATACATAACTACATGTTATATGCATGAGGGATATAATGGCAATTCCATACAACGTGGTCACTCTTTGAGTAAGTCTAATATCTGTTATGTTTGGGTGTAGGTGGGTTGTGGGTAGTTATTGACTTGTTGAAAAAGCTTGGGATATTAAGTTATTGATTATCTCTAGGATAGTTGTTATTTTATACGAGGTAATGGATGAATGCCCGTTGTAAGAAGTCATATGTGCATGATAGTCGAATAAAGATATGAGAAGAATCGTTCAATTGTGACACTTGGAGGTTGGTTTTCCCCAAAAAAACCAAATCAGTTTCTCTATGTAATGTAACATTACTTCATAATCTCATCAAAATAGGCACACGTAGCAAAAAAGGAAAGACTAAGTCTCGGGTTTGTCTAACAAAGCAGGGTGAATAGAGCACTACACGTATATGTCTGTATGTAAAATAATTTATATAGAAATATTCTATCCAATAACTCCATTAATTTAggttctctctctcgctctctgtaTGTACGTAAAATAATTTATATAGACATATTCTATCCAACAACTCCATTAATTTaggttctctctttctctctctctctctctctctctctctctctctctctctctctctctctctctctctctctctctctctaataagaGATATCACATTTAAAGCATGTTCGGTTGTTGGGGAATTCATTCTCAGCTTTTTATATTTCCTGGGGAGTGTTAGAGTTGGCCAAGTATTTCTAGGGGAATGATTAACTTCTGGCCTAAAATATTTCTAGTTAAACTTTCTAGGTACCAACTAAAAGCTAGGATAAGTTTTTTGAGGAAAGTTAAAGAATGTAACATCAAAAAAGGAAGTGTCAaccaaacatgttttttttttttttttgaaaaaaaaaatatattatgagTTGAGAAATATAAAAACCAAACAACAAAATACCCCTTATAGAACACACAGTCCCATTCTTGATTTTTAGAAGGAATTGTAAGCTTAGTGATCTCTTCCTTTCGTAACAAAAAGAGGAAAACAATAATatagaatataaaaaaaaaaattaaaattaaaaaaatcactaACAAGATCAAATCAATCCCTCAATTCATTCCATGTTTATCAAACCTAAAAGAGGCATAGcaccataaaaaataaactagaatcAAATGTCTTAGTTACAATATTATTATCTAAATCAAACACCATCATATCCTCTCAGCCTCACTAATAAAATACTTAGAAAACCCACATGTTTCATGGGAACTGCAGCCCTTATTTTAGACACACATTTATGTGGGCTGCAGCCCTATATTTTAGAGCCTTGCAACAAACCCACTTCAGACTAtacaaataaaaacaaataataataaaaagcttAGTTATACTTATATAGCCATTAGAGAGACCAAACCATGTCATTTCTCTCCAAACAAGTAGCCAAGAGATGAGTCTCCACCAGGAACCGATTTCACCTTTGTGGTGGGGCGTTcctgagaaagaaaaagaaaagaaaaagaacatgtAGGGTATTAATATTCTAACCAAGCAAGTTGCAACATGATTTAATGAGGATTTGTAGGGTCTTGATGCATTAGGGCACGAATAGTAGTCTACTGTGACCATTCTATGGAAGTGGGGGCGCTCATTTGacgatctggaccattgatctggtggcTACCTTCGAAATTGGGATTACCCAAAAGATCTTCCAGATTGAGAATCATAAGTCTTGAAAAAATGTTCCAAGATTGGATGTCTAGGAACTTCCAATCTGGAAGAATTTTGGGGCAAGTTGCATAGAAATTTTTTACCATTAGATCAACAGTACCAATCACCGGAAAATGGGCTTCACTCATACCGAACCGATGCATCGGGAGACCGATGCAATAATTCCTCCTGACTGGATATATACATTTGGGCTACTCACAGTAATGAAGTTGCCTGTGTTTTGGCCTTGAGCTCTATGGTAGTTGTTGGAGCTGGTCTGTTTTGGCGAAGGTGTGGCCGGCGGCGTCTTGGTGGCCTTATTGTTGTCATCAGATGGTGGAGGCTTGTTGGCCTCACCAGAGACAGGAGGTGGGCTCGGCGGCTGATCGGACCCGAATAAGTATCCCAAAGAACTCTGTCCACCTCCATAACTCCCACCTCTACTCATGGCTGCCCTCTGAAATCAGGAATTTCTTTGTTTATGTTGTCAACCACTTTGGAAAAGTGATATATACTTAGCCGAACTTGGAAGTAACAAAAAGAGAAACCATAACAGTAAAAATAATTGTACTGTAAATATAAAAGCAAAAGAATAATTGGCATGGGGCGGCCATCGGTCATGCTCATATttatgcatgtgtgcatgcatatatGTATGGGTGGATGGATGTCGACGAACACGCATATACTCTTATGTAACATGACCACATACAATGTAGGCACGAGTTTCACCGAATGCACCCAGAATTTCACTTAAGCCACAGCATTCATATGCACATTCTTCACCATGCATATGGACACAAGCGCAATGGGCGAGATTGTGAGATTGTGTGGAATGTATGACAAGCAAACGTCATGGCACATGAGCCTGACTTAATGTGTATTACTTTGCATCGTAACAAacctacacaagttttggattttGTTAAACCATATATGGAATGTAGACTGAATATGTTTATCTGTCATTAGTAAGTGGCCTACACAAGTTTTGAATTTGTCGAGCCATATTTGGATAGCTAAAATCACAAGGTCCAAAATATTGGTTTCAATGTATGTGGTCGAAACCTTAAACCGCATTGGTACGTTACTGATTTGACGCTGGACATTCGATGAATTGAGTCATTCAGtgcatttcttttcttcttcttcttttttactttttatttaagAACTTAAAAGATTAAAGGGGATTTATTTGAAACTCTGGCAGAATTTGATGGTTGATGAACAAGCAAACCATAAACATGGCTAATGCAAGGACATTTTCACACCAGACTCAAgtgaggtagcctgtgggatgcagggcatactcggggtgggcagcccgtgtgaggtggaacACACCCATGTGAGgtaggtggctcatgtgaagcaaaacccatgtgaagtggggctcacAAGGGGGTTCAGTCGAGGACTTAAACCATGAGATGTAAGGCTTATgctatgaaataaagggattgatttgtcatgctctatcaattcgagcttttagagcaagtggcctGCATCAAAGTGTTATCAGAGCGGGATGAGATGTGGCATACATTGACCAAATTTAAACCATACAAATTGTGAGGCCCACGGTAGATAGGTCATCATTCTAAATTCATGTTGATTGAACGATCCTAACTTCTGAATAATGAAATTAATCTATTGAAATATATAAGACCCTTAATTGTTTATCATAGGTGCACCTTTctcaaaaaagcaaaaaaaaagtttttttttttttttaatactgttGACTTTTTTATTTTAACATTTCATTAGATGTACATAAATTAGGCAGTTATTAAATCAAATCAGGTATTTTCTTTTATGTGGTTAGCTTGAATACATCCCAACATATTGCAATACGATATGTCAAGACTTTAGCCTTCAAGTCTAGGTCGTCTTccatatccaaaccatttatataacAAATCTCTCCTTATAGGTTTGGAAGTCAACAAGCAAAAGCTCTCAATTGAATTATTTCAATCCTCATGATAATTTTCCTCTTATTTCTACACGATAGGAGCGGTCCGGATCCTTTTTGTTGGGACCCTACCGAAAGATTGTATATTTCTGTCATCAATGGAATTTTtgtggttaaaaaaaaataaaaataaaaaaatcctcatgATAATTTGGTTCTTTTGCTTTGAACATAAATTGCTATCATAACCTTTGCATAATTAGAAAGTTCAAATATttaatttgagaaaaaaaattttcTGACATCCCCCCTCAACAGACCTATCAAATAAATGAATTGTTAATTAAAAACACCCAAATCCAACTgctagagtcctatcttattgcAATAAGTTGGGTTGTATTTGAGTAAACCTCTATTTTTATGAGCCATCCAATTTGAGGCCCAAGGTTCCTCTCAAAATTTAAAGTACTTTTAAGGACAGTTAAAACCTAATTTAACATGTGTATCGagatcatttaaaaataaaacaaataatcaAATTAAATCATTCAACCTTCCGAATGCATCCAATGCACCAATGATACAAATGTATGTATGTGTGCGTTTTCAGTCACGAAAGAATGAATATAACAAATTCATAATATAAAACTATGCATTCTCATTGTTGAAAAATGATTAAATTGTATATGGTAAGTGCTTTTAGGGTTTCTTGGATGCATGGATTAAAACGCATGTTGCTAAAGGGAAACAAGAAAGGGTTGCCAGCCTGTGTATGTAGGCTGTAGGCAAAGTATGTAGCTCTTGGCCTGGGCTGAAAAAGCAACCATGTTCTTAAAGTCTGCATAGATTATTCTTAGCCGCAGATCGCTCGATCGATGACTTACATGATAAGCCACCATTTGGCTGTATTATCCAGTCCATATATAGACGTGTAATCTCTGTATGTTTAGCTTCATTCCTTTCCTTTGTAGTTATTTATCTGTGATGTATTTTTCCAGATCtgctacaaagctttgtaggttaagcttagccTACAAtgcaatttgtggggcccactgtaatgtgtgtatgacatccaattcATTTGTAGTTATTTATCTGCGATGTTTTTTTCCAGATCtgctacaaagctttgtaggtttTGCTTAGCCTCCAATGcgatttgtgaggcccactgtaatgtgtgcatgacatccaattcaTTTGTAGTTATTTATCTGTGATGTTTTTTTGCAGATCcgctacaaagctttgtaggttaagcttaggCTACAATgcgatttgtggggcccactgtaatgtgtgcatgacatcatTTGTGTTATTAATCTATGATGTTTTTTCCAGATCTGCTACAAAtctttgtaggttaagcttagccTACACtgagatttgtggggcccactctaatgcGTGCATGACATCCCATTCATCCCCCCTCATGTTCTCCTTGGTGGCCAAAAATTGGGTAGATCTAGAACTTAAGtcggccacaccatataaaatcatgtagTATGACCCACCCGAGTTTTGAAATGGCCAAAACTTTGGGTTGTCCATTCATCCTAGTGAGGCTTGTAATAGATTCGATAGCATATCCAAACCATGGACAGTGCCACACACAATCCCACGTACCAACTGTtcctcatggtgtggcccacttgagttttgggtcagcCTGGCTTTTGTGCACCTTGGAGAACCTGAAAAGACGCCATGACGGGCAATTAGATGTTATGCGCACATCACATTCCCCACATATCACATTGTAAGTTAATCTTACCCTACTAAATTTGGTAGTGGATTCACCCTCATTGTTTAATCGTTAAGCAAATGATTACAGCAGTGCTCAACTCTTCAACTTGAAAAGGAGAGTAAAAGTGGGTTATAAGTCATTATCTAGTAGGATCATTATTACATCAGACGATGTGACATTATTACCTAGGATACTTGATGGTTTAGCTAATGTTGGTCTTGGGTAATCACATCGCCATCAATCCATCGGCCCATGAGCATTGTTGCTGCCCATTTGGTTACTATATCTAATGGTTTGGATTATAGTTTCTGATGGAGCTCAAGCATCAATGGATGAACACCCACCAATAATAGTAGCTTCATCTATAAATAAAACAATACTCACTACCTTCTCATTGCCTATACTTTGCAAGAGTGTAACGTTCCAAAAATAATTTCCAGCATAGAGAAGTGGAGAATTGAAAATCGCCGATTTGGGTTTCATCAACTGCTTCGCCCCCAACGTTCCATAATTTGAGAATGAAAATGAAGTGGCCCCACTTTCACATTCAACCAAATGCTGATTTGGGCTACTCCCAAACGCTCTCTAGTGTAAGTTACCATTAACCCATTAGTTTATGGACTTTAAGATGATTAGATCATGTGGGATCATGATTTATGTAGAACTTTAATAAGAAAAAGGAGGcaccataaaaagaaaaaaaacagggTCTACCAATAAGTGTTGGAGGGGGGACAGAGAGAGATTGATTAGCTCCATAGTACCAATTTGGACCCTCCAATGCCCGGTTTTCATTACAGCAAAAGAAAGAGGAGCCAAATCGGTTATCATTCAAAGAAGATGGGTCGGGTAGGAAGGAAGCTTGTAGGCCAATGCAATCCCACATGACGAGGAAAGGTCATCTAGCATTTCCTTGGATAAAACTATTTTGTTGGTGTTGCTAAGTGTCGACTAATATTCCTCAAAGTGGGCCCTAGCCAGCACAACAACAGCTCCAACAATATTTTGTGGGCAGCTTCGGTGGATGagatccctgaccgtgggcccagcatgatgtatatgccttacatccacgctgtccatctgtgtTGAAAAATCATTTTGGGGCTTATCCCataaaagaagcagatccaaatcttaggtggaccatagcataggaaacagttgtgattgaatccctactggtaaaaacttcatggggtccaCCAGAGAATGTTTATTTCCTTTCAAAcacgttaataaggtcacaaagtccaAGATGAGAagaccacaaaaatatcatcttgatccaaaacttttgcggcccacaagaagtttttaatggtcaattactactgttttctgtagtattgtccacttgagatttggttttactttattttttaggACTATGCTTTAAAatgcatggatgtaaggcacatatatcaaagtgggctccacagtcagggatctcACCCACCTCGGTAGATCCTGCACCCATATTTGGTGGAGATATTGTGCACGTGGGTTGGCGGAGCACATATCCCACCACCAAATTATAATGGGAGAGTATCTGATGCATATTTCGAATTTGTAATTTAAGTTTATTGACATGTTAAAGTAACTTATAATAATTATTCTAAAAAAGTTCTTATAACAAGAAAAGCTATGTGGCAATAGAATAGAAGTCCATGTATTTATGGATAAGTAACATAAGAAATCTTATAGGGTTTTGTTCCCCAGAAATCTTCCTCTACCAATGGAATAAAAACCCTAGGACAATTGGTTCATGAGGACCAAAGGGGCAATTGTCATAACCTCCTATGATCTCCATGGGAGATATGTCTTTACTTTTGAATTAAATCATACATGTTTAGAagtatatttctttgattttgctTTGTTTCGGTCATGAGTGAACTCTTTCTCCCTCAAAGTCATTGGAGGAATTTTTTCCACCTCCTAGTCTTGGGTCTGCCGTCAATCCAAAGAGTCCAATGTGATTCTTGACCTTCCTTTAATCAAAGCAGTCCAATATAATGCCCTCAATGCATATTGAAAATGTTTTGTAGATTCCAAtggaaatatggatggagagGCTCTTGCTCCTCAAATGAAAATGTTCCCAATATATGTGCAAGATCTAAGCTGTCCATGATATGGGTACGACCATGTAGTTGCCATGCATTCGTTTTGAACACTCTGGCCAACCTGATAAGTGGTCCTTTTGGTACAGGGCATCTAAACTGGCAAGCCCAtctgatggacagcttagatctgACACGTGTTGGAATGTTGAAAGGCTATATGCCtgtgggcttagcaaatctccatcatcgtcatcatcacaataataataataataataataataataataataataataataataagtcatTATGGTTCCTCCGATGTCTGGCGGTAGCCATACCTCCATTTACGTGTGGCCTTCATTGATCTTGACCATTGAAAAGTTGCCACTGTTGAACTATCTTAACCCTTAATTAACAAAAACATTTTTCCCATAGAATGTGATCAATcgttaacatttatttttttatgaccATTCGAGTGTAGTTGATTAAACGGTTAAGATCAGTTGACCAATGggatattttgtggcccatttttaCTATTGAACATGCTCAATGAATGACTTATATCTTGCCACCATTAATTGCCAATAGTGTAGCTAATGACATTAGGCATGGTCGGCACTTAATCAACTGCCATGGTACTAAAAACATGAATCTCATTTGGCATCTATCAATATCTATTTTCCTCACATGCTAAAAAGAACATTAGGACTTTTGTTCCTATATTTTTCTTGAGAACTGACCACATACAGCCTACTGTATGCTAACTTACAATGCAGCCCCATTTTTCCCACCCAAGCGTTGTGTTTTGAGATGTGGCCATGACGTCTCATGcaaatattattattttctaaATATGCTTTTTATCATTTTCTTAATTATATAAATCTCACTATTTTATTAAAACTTGTTTTAAGAagttaattttaaaataaaactgttgTAAATTAAAAGAAATCTTCCAAATGAAGAGGAACCATTTCACTTATGGAGGAGAAAACTCCGGGGCGAGTAACAAAATCCGATCCCTTTTGCCTTTTTGTTCATCAACATCAATGTCAATTTAGGTTAGGGGAGTCCTAATCACAATCCAATATACAATGCGTCTAACCTTGAAGATCactcgacaaaaaaaaaaagccaggcTAATTGAGTaattaatcaggtggaccacaatcaAAATCAAAGGATGGGAGATAGCCTGATCTCGAAGatgggtgatcttcatggtggaacccaccgtttAGTTGGCATGGGTGTCGTACGTAAGTGACACTGGCAAGAATGATGGGGTTGTATGCTATTTAATATACATCTGGCGTATATGCCATcaattctctattttctctaccagcTATACTAGAATGtatctccactgttattattattattatttaaaggtaACAACTCAACTATGCTAGACTGTATCTCCactgtcattattattattatttaaaggtaACAACTCAACTAGCTAGAATAtatctccactgttattattattattattactatttaaaGGAACACTACCAGGGCACACTGTGGCCGGAATGATGGGGTTATATTATATGCTAAGAAAACATACATCTGGTGTAGGTCATCGACTCTCAATTTTCTCTATCAACTATGATAGAATGAGTATATACTATTATTGTCGTTGTTGTTTAAATGTAACACTAGTAGGGCTGACTTTGGCAGGAATGACCAAAATGAatatccattattattattatttaagggTAACATTATTAAGGCTCACTTTGACtggaatgaatttttttttttacacacaccctcctacccacacacaccacaacgggtactcgaacccataacctcgtgttgaaactcttatcagtctccactaagccatgagtaggaATCTCAAGAATGATGAGGTTGTATGCTAAGTTAACATTTATCTAGTGTAGGTCATCAATTCTCTATTTTCTCATTCAGTTATGCTAAAATGAATCtccattatcattattattattatttaaaggtaACACTTATAAGGGATTGGGCtgggatcactcacacacataatttgtgaaaaaattcttGTACATGATCAATGTAGATGAggccaaaatacaaaagaaaatggtCAAACCAAAATAAGAGATAAAAGGAGGCACAATGATTTACGTGGTTCGGCAATATGCCTACTATTCGGGGCAGCAGTACAAAACTTTCTTCTTCAATTGAAATAagagaaacaaaaatataaaacttaCATCTCTCTTACCTGTCTGCAGAATCTCATACTAAAGAATACCTCAAAAATGAACTATATAGAATATCTCTCTCTAACTATAGTCCTCCTTATATGAACCACCATATTGTACGTATGTACGaacgtaagagagagagagagacatgcatGAGGTGgagagaggggggagagagagagagtttgtctCTCATTAGGAGACTTCACACGTCTCCACTGACATAACATACTCTCACTTGAAGACCAGTTTCTCTAATAGTGTGAAAAATACTCTCAATAATAGATGTTAACAACAGGCCCAAGAGAAGTCCTGCACTAAACAAACTTCTCTTTTACAATATGTTTCGTCAGTATATTTGTTACATTGTCATCGATGTGAATGATCTTATTCAATAAGATTTGATCATCTTTAACCATGTTACGAACAAAGTGATACTAAACATCGATGTGCTTGATCTGAGCATAAAATACTGAATTTTTAGCCAAGTGttgggggtgtacacgaaccgagctagcttggttagctcgcttgactcaactcgaaaaacctcaattcgacttggttcaaagctgacttcgagccaagttgagctgtttttttagctcgaaaatgactttgagctgagttcgagctggccctagctcgactcgactcagatcgaacccaactcgaatcgaactcgaatcgaaccagttcggtgactcggttactttaatattgatgttgttcaccaagtgtttgatgaaatgactcaacgaagtgtggctagtggtaaggaaggtatgcatatgaaataaatacccttttttcttgatttttattttgcttagaaggtgtttgataaaatacttgtaaaaccactgCTGCTGTTTTATATactgtgagattttgaaggtaaagtccatgtgtttgtgaaattgCTTcacaggcgaactcagctcgaactagcccaagctgctaaccgaactgagtcaagctggccagccaagttcaagctagggtcaCTGGCTGAGTGTACACCCATAC
Coding sequences:
- the LOC131250143 gene encoding protein SPIRAL1-like 5, which produces MSRGGSYGGGQSSLGYLFGSDQPPSPPPVSGEANKPPPSDDNNKATKTPPATPSPKQTSSNNYHRAQGQNTGNFITERPTTKVKSVPGGDSSLGYLFGEK